The window GAGCCGCCAAGGCTGACAACATCACTTTCTAGATGGACCGCTTTCACACGACACGTTGTTCAACATTCGTCTTCATCCTAATTGTTTCATACGTGGCAGCCACGTGGTGAGAAAACGAAAAAAATCTCACTCCATGATATGTCACGACAATAAAATTTGAAAAAACAAATTCTTCCAATATTTTTTGATCACATATGACTTTTGAGACGATTGATTATTAAAAGGTAAACACGAGAAATTTCTCTCTCTATTCTAAACTTATTTCAAAAGTTTAACTTAGACGTTTGATGAATCATGTCGAAACCTTCTTTCGACGCTAATATTGGTGCAAGAAAGATGAGATCAGAATTCTTAACGTAGATTGGGTATGAATCAAGTTGGGTTGGTCAAGTCATTTGAAAACGATCTCGagtatcatataataataattatcttttttttaatcataaagaTAGGGGTGTCGAATTCATCGAGCTCTCAAATTCATAAAGATAGGAGTGTCGAATCGGTTTcggttttatcaaatttaaaaccgAACCGTTGGTCTAATTTTGATtcgattgataaaaaaattaaattactttGTCAAGATTCAAAACCAAATTAttagattttaaatttaaaatactaACCGTTAcaccatcaaatctattttatttGCCGGTTCAGACTCGTGAGTTTGGGCATTAGTTCCGATTTTTAAGAACCGAAACCATATTCTATGGTTCGATCTTGATTCAATTCGAAATCGTCGGTCCATTAACCCGGTCCCGGATCGACTTTGAGTTGAACCGGTTACCGCGTGCTTTGTTATGCTCGGTTTAATGTCCTCGATCGATCATGTTGGATCGATATCACGGACCTCTAATCGAGGTAAGCTTTAGAAGATGTCAACGGAGCAACAGTAACCCATGTCATGATTGGTCGTCCCAACCCACGTCGTTGTCACCGAAAACGGCACGCCTTGGGAAATGATCCCAGCCAGTAGAGCATCGATGCTCTTGCGGCAATCATGCCAAGCTCGACGGAGAGGAGAGCTGTTCCGGAGATAACATATAGCGCTGGGACAAGTTTATGCTGCTCTGCTCTCGTGTCGCTACTACTAACACTAAACCCACCTATCAGATAATCCAGTGGATGATGTTTGATTTGGACCCTATGATCTGGACGAGCTTCTACGAACATCTTCCCTTCCCACTGAGACCATCTGGTAAACGTTTCTTTTGGTTTAGTCCAAGTTGCAGGGCTGCCTTGACCACAATCTTGGTCGTTCTTGCTCGTTTGGGTTCACCGGGATCCACCGAGTAATGATTTATACCTCGCTTCTTTGCTCGGGACAAGCTTCCACCACAGGCATGTACAAGTCTATCCTTCTCCCGtgcctcctctccttccttttcCTTTCCCCTCCCTCTCTCGCAGATGTCGGCACCGCCGCCTCCTACGGCCCGCCCTACCTCCGTAAGACGCACGCACGCTCACCCACTCATCTCTTACACCATCGTTCCCAGTGGTCCTTAGTTCCCTGAGATTCTTACAGAAGTTGTCCTTCGTGATAGCCACGGCGTGCTACGGGAGTGACGAGAGCCAGTTCCCGCCGAACAACCTGTTCGCGGCGGCGGGCGACGCGATATGGGACAATGACGCCTCCTGCGGGAGGCAGTACCTGGTGAGGTGCCTCAGCTCCGCCACGCCGGGGGCGTGCACGGACGGCACGGTGCAGGTCACGGTCGTCGACTACGCACCCTCGCTCGTCTCCGCCCCGTCTGCGGTGGGTGCAACCATGGTTCTCTCGGAGACGGCTTATGGGATGATATCGCAGTCGTCAGCGAACGAGATCAACATAGAATTCACACAGTACGATACTCATCATTCTCTTCTCTTTACTCAATCATATACGAAGCACAGAATCATCCTAGTAATTGCACATCGATTGTGTTGGAAGGCAACCTTTAGGAGGCGACAAGCTTCCTTCTTACCAGTAGTAATCA of the Musa acuminata AAA Group cultivar baxijiao chromosome BXJ3-2, Cavendish_Baxijiao_AAA, whole genome shotgun sequence genome contains:
- the LOC135582403 gene encoding EG45-like domain containing protein 2 isoform X2, with protein sequence MSAPPPPTARPTSKLSFVIATACYGSDESQFPPNNLFAAAGDAIWDNDASCGRQYLVRCLSSATPGACTDGTVQVTVVDYAPSLVSAPSAVGATMVLSETAYGMISQSSANEINIEFTQV
- the LOC135582403 gene encoding EG45-like domain containing protein isoform X1, which encodes MIYTSLLCSGQASTTGMYKSILLPCLLSFLFLSPPSLADVGTAASYGPPYLPTACYGSDESQFPPNNLFAAAGDAIWDNDASCGRQYLVRCLSSATPGACTDGTVQVTVVDYAPSLVSAPSAVGATMVLSETAYGMISQSSANEINIEFTQV